The DNA sequence ATAGAGTACCTTTTCGTCTTTGATTGAGGCTTTAGTTTGAAGTGCTTGTTCGAGTGTTTcctcctttttcttcttcttacgCTGCTCGTGTGCCTCGAGAGAACCGGTGAGCTCATCAACCGTGAGAGTTGCTAGGTCCTTTGACTCTTCTATTGCACACACAACATTCTCAAAGTTATCGGTTAATGATCTTAAAATCTTCTCCACAATTCGAGTATCCGTTAATTTTTCACCGTTTCGGTTAAGTTGGTTTGCCACCATCTGTACACGAGTGATATAGTCAGATATACTCTCTGACTCCTTCATCTTCATGCTCTCCAATTCGCCTCGAAGAGTCTGGAGACGCACCTGCTTGACTCGGTCGGCACCTTTGAACGCTTTTTCTAAAATGTCCCACGCTTCTTTTGAAGTAGTTGCACCAGCAATCTTCTCAAAGCCAGACTCATCAACGGCTCTAAACAGAGTGTATAGTGCCATCTTATCTTTTGATCGCGTCTCTTTCAACGCCTTGTTTTGTGCCGCCGAATAACCTGTAGTGGTTGCTGGTTCTTCGAAACCTTCTTCGACCACCTCCCAAGCATCTTGAGAACCGAGCAGGGCTTTCATTTGAATGCTCCAGTTCTCGTAGTTCGTCTTTGTTAGTCGTGGCAGAGGCAATTGACTCGTCACATTCGTCACATTCGCCAtgggctctgataccaatttgaAGACAAAAGAACAAGACACACAAATATTTCTGATAACGACTCTATTATTTCTGATATGTTTCTCCAGTAGTTCACTCATATTACAATGCAAAGGAGCAATATATTTATAGTCACAAAGAGAAACAACTCCTGACCTTTCACCTACAAAGAGAAACTCTTGgcctttcatatttttattaacttCTAAATTTAAGACCCACTTAAAATAACATTTAACGTTTATCCAACAAGGGAACCTTACCCTGTCATTACCTACCAGCTCTCCTAGCTCTCTCATATACTCTGACTCTTTTCAACAATTCCTCTCCTCAAATAAGACATTCCCActcatctgaatattctttacCAGCCCATTTGCACCTAGGCCATTATCAACACTAATTGTGTAAAGAATCACCTCGTCGTTAGATGGTTTAGGTCTCAACATTGATGATGAAGAACTGCCTTGTGAACTTGGACCGTCTGGTGTAGGAAGGCGGCATTGTGGGAACTTGGCAGCCAATTTCTCTCGAAACAATTTTACAGTGTTTTGGATAAAGGTGCTCGGCAGCCTGAAAGTGATATATTAAACAAGCAAAGTTTTTAGCAGAACACTTTGACAATGACGAAGCTAACATCAAATTATCCAAGggatatattttaagttttatgatTCTGCATAGTACAGTAGTGTTGTGAGGTATATGATATCTCTCACTCGACTATATGTAAAATAACATAGTTTAAATCTCGAATttcctttttcatttttatctgacttttgcaaatattttagaTGTCGAGATACAAGCATTTCATAACCTAACACCTGTCAAACAATGAGCAATGAACATACAAGTTCAACAAGAATTTATTAGACTTCCACATTCTACCATGAGTATGGTggaaatataaagaaaaatctAATTATGTACACATTCAACAACTATTGCTGATGCAATAGTTTCTCTAATTGAATAACTCTGCAAACGTTCTATATATATGAGCGAAGTCTTAGAAACCTACCCCATCAATCGAGCTCCTTCTGCCGAATGGAAGGCTTTTCAATTCTCTTTCGGTGACATAAAGCACATTCAATGCTGACATAATAAGCTTTTGCTTGTTCTTAAAATCATCTAAACTCTCTACCTCTTCTTCTCTACACAAATCCTTCCCATTCACAATTACCATGGGAAACCTCACCTTTTCTTTACCCACCAGCTCTTCTAGCTCTTTCAAATATATAGGCTCCTTTGAACAGTTTCTCTCCACAAATACAACTTTTCCACTCAAGAGAACCTTCTTTGCCCATCCATTTGCGTCTAGGCCACTGTTAGCACTCGTTGTGTCAAGAATTACCTTGACATTGGATGAAGAACGGCCTCGTAAAACTGATCTTCCAGGCTCTGGGAGCCGGCATTCTGGGAACTTTTGGCAGCCAGTGTTTCCGTAAACATATTCACAGTATTCTAGATGAAAGTGTTGCCTACCCAAAAACCAAACACATTATTATCCAGCAATCCATAAATACAATAATATGTCTTGACACATGTTGACAAGTATAGCATTCCTGATCTAATTATAGAAAGAAACTTACTGAGAAAAGCATGAAATGTtggataattgagaaaaatcagaaaatttacCCCTctacatgttctcgaataataTTGCTCTCCACTTCTCCGCCTTGTCATTGTGCCTCGCTTTATGCTTTTCTAGTGCGAGTCCATAATTTCCTAGCTTTATGTACAAGAGCCCGTTTGTCGGAGTTTATGACTTCTCACTTAACGTGATTTATGAGTTAACGTGACTTATGTGATTAGCtgggagtttaaaatatttgttcgagtaattttgacttattaaggACTAATGAgttactaaaaatataataatagaaatTAAAGTGATTTATAGGTAATTTCTGtcttatgagtaatttttaacaaaaaaagtttaaaaaattcgACTCGAcgaaaaagtacctcaaactaaatTGTGGCTTTAAGTCGGTCTCTGACTTGAAGTCAGCTTCCGACATATTAGAAAAAcggacatttttcagcttaaaatttgaaactGTTTTAAGGCCGGACAAACATGCTCTAAAACATACTTCCCGAGCCAGGGTCATCTTCAAGTGAGGAAGTTAGATCATCCCAACAAGCCTAAGTATGGAGTGCCCTCAACAAGGCCTAGGTTAGAAAGCCCAAAGGCTAGCGACCCCCAGAGGCCACATTGTTAAAGTCTCTAGTTCACATTAACACAATGTCAACTCCTAGATTGAAACACCAGCTCTTAAACTCTACAGTTGAGCAGTGAACAATATTGTGGTTGAGCAGCTCACTACATTCATTAAAGCATAGACTTTACTTCCTGTTATTTTCTGTATAAATATGTTCATCTTCTCAtgtaattaattaagctttacACAGCAATATACATCTGCACTACTGCTTCTACTATCAAGCTATTCATTCAACTtgttatacacatatatacacacacacatcagtatatatatacataacacataagttttaacatggtatcagagctttaaGCTCCTTACCTCAATTACTTCCGCTAAATCCTCATCTGTGCAGCTGTGCTTCATTGTTCTTGTTGTACCAGCTCGTTGAGACATTTTCACAAACAGGTTGTCAGTCCAATTCCTTGAGTCACAACCACCCACGCTGGGCACCACAAACACAACCCACATATAACTATACCCAAAACATCTACATCAAACAGCTCCTCTTTCCTCGGCAAACTCACTCTAAGTTGACTCAGTAACGCGCCGAGTTCATATCTCGTCCGAGTCGACGTCCGAGTTGTTCGAGTTGATCCCTTAAAGCGATTGACAGAGACGGTGTAAGCCAATTTCTGGGTAACACAAACACTACTTAAAGGCATCTGAAACACCAGCCACATCAAATCTCCATAACTCGGTTGACTAGGTTGTGACTCAGAACAACTCGTTGTCAATCGGCTTCTCCGACGAATCCCGAATTCATCGTCATAAGCTTCTAAAAGGTAGTCGAAATCCGGCCGTAACTCGCTGGAATCCGTTTCCAAGTTTACAATTTTTGCCGGAATCAAACCAGTGATCTCCTGCTCGAAGCTTTTCATAAACAAGTCGAGACTTGGGACTCGATTCTTTGCCGCCTGAACCTTCACCATTAGAGTTTCCTCCAGAACTCTCCTCGGCAGTCTTTTCTTCAAGCCCATCTCATCGTTGGCCTGAATCTTCTGATTGTTCACCCTAGCTATCTTATTTGGGCCACATTATACACAGCCCATTTAATAATCTTGGTGCGGTGAACCTGAGGAGTAGTTATTTTGGTAAACTTACATCTTGGTACCCATCCTTTACCAGGTCTTGTAATTTTACCCTCTGGCTTCTGTGAACTTCCATCTCAGCCCCTGGACTATTTCACTATTACAATATAGTCCTTACAAGTTTTAAGAGTTACATTTAATGGAGTTTTCTCATCATTCTGCAAAACCAGACAGGACATCGGTTGCATCTTGTAGCGAACTTGAATCTTTACTCAGACAGGTTATATCTAAATTCAAATCTCATTTGACGGGATTTTCCACCACTTCAGGTACTTCTTGGTATTTAGATTCTGCATGCTGCAATCATATGACAAATGATCCATCAATGTTCATCACAACAATGGAAAATCCATGTCTTCCAAACATTCAAACTGCGGATGGATCTACAATGAATGTGACACAGATTGGAACTGTATCTACGGAAGCTTTTTCCATTCCAAACACATACTTTGTTCCTAATCTTACACTTAATCTTGTTTCCATCGGTAAGCTATGTGATCTTGGTCttaacattatattttcttCTTCTGGTTGTCATATACAGGATCCTCAGACAAACAAAATAATTGGGACAGGACGTAGATGTGGAAGGTTGTTTGAGCTCACATCCCTTCATCTTCCCACACCAAAATTGTCATCATCTCATCTAGTTGGTTCAGTTTCATCAACAACCAGTATTTGGCATTCCCGGTTAGGTCATCCTTCATCTTCTCGTTTACGTAACCTAATATCTAGCGGTCATTTAGGTAGTGTAAATACAGACACAACTGATTGTGTATCATGCAAATTGGCAAAACAACACATGCTTCCTTTTCCTATTCACTATGAAAAATCACATGCTGCTTTTGATCTTATCCATTCTGATATTTGGGGTCCATCTCCAACCCCTACTATGGGGGGATCGagatattatgtgatatttgtTGACGATTTTACTCGTTTCACTtggatatatatattgaaaaatcgATCTGAATTAGAAGAAACTTATAGAAATTTTGCCACCATGATTGATACTCAATTTTCAAAGAAAATCAAACTCTTTCGTGCTGATAATGCAAAAGAATATAAAGAATCAGAACTTACAAAATTTTTGGCATCTTATGGTACTCTTTCTCAAAGTTCGTGTCCCTACACTTCACAACAAAATGGTCGTGCTGAACGTAAACACAGACATATCCTTGATACTATTCGAGCTCTTCTCATTTCTTCTTCTTGTCCAGAATTCTTTTAGGGGGAAGCTGCATTGACCGCTGTGCATACAATAAATATGATTCCTTCTCCAGTCACAAATAACTTGTCtccttatgaaaaattatatggcGAACCACCGTTATATGATTCTCTTAAGGTTTTTGGTTCCGCATGTTTTGTTCTTCTTCCTCCACATGAAAGAACAAAACTTGAGCCACGTGCCCGTCTTTGTTGCTTTATTGGTTATGGTAGTGGTCAAAAGGGATACCGTTGTTGGGATCCAATCTCCCAACGTCTACGAGTTTCTCGTAATGTGATATTTTGGGAACACAAAATGTTTTCATCTatgtcagagtttaaaattgaCACTTCCACCAGCATTTCTCATTTTACAGATCCTTTTGTTGATTTACATCCCGCTGATGACTATGTGGATTGTTCGACATTTTCTAACGAATTTTCAGGGGATCCTCAAATTGAGCTCACTCAACCATTTCCGACTGCTAATGTTCCCTCAACAGATGTTCAGTCTGAGGAATCCGATATCGAGCCTTCCACTCTACCTCCTTCAGATGAGGTTGTCCATCGATCTACTCGAGTAAGAAAACCTTCTGTTCGACTTACTGATTATCATGTTTATTCTGCTATACAATCATTACATGAGCCTCAAACATATAGAGAGGCTAGTGTTAATCCTCTTTGGCAGAAAGCAATGGAAGAAGAACTTCAGGCATTAGATAAAACTCATACTTGGGATCTGGTAACTTTGCCTCCTGGTAAAACCTCAGTGAGTTGTCGATGGATCTACAAAATCAAAACGAAATCTGATGGCACTATTGAGAGATATAAAGCTCGTCTAGTTGCTAGAGGCTTTACTCAAGAATATGGCATTGATTACGAGGAAACTTTTGCACAGTTGCCCGTCTTACATCTGTTCGAAGTTTACTAGCCGTGGGAGCATCAAAACACTGGGATAtgtggcaaatggatgtcaagaacGCATTTCTCAATGGAGACTTACACGAGGAAGTTTATCTCAAACCTCCTCCAGGTTTTTCCCACTCTCCAAATCAAGTGTTCAAGCTTAACAAGGCCCTTTATGGTCTTAAACAAGCACCTCGGGCTTGGtttgaaaaattcagcaaagtaGTTCAGCAATTGGGATTTTCTTCAAGCCCATATGATCATGCTCTTTTCATTCGACGATCTGAACGAGGAATTGTTTTACTTCTtctatatgtcgatgacatgatCATTACTGGAGATGACAGTGCGGGAATTTCTGAACTTAAACAATTTCTTAGTCAGCAATTTGAGATGAAGGATCTCGGTTCATTAAGCTACTTCTTAGGTCTTGAGGTTACTTCAGTTCCTACTGGTTACTCTCTCTCACAAGTAAAGTATGCATCTGACCTTTTGTTGAAATCTGGAATCAGTGACACTAAGATTGTTTCTACACCTCTGGATTATGAGGTTAAACTTAACGCCAAAGATGGTGAATTACTTTCTAATCCTACATTGTATCGCCAATTGGTTGGAAGTTTAATTTATCTCACTGTCACTCGTCCAGATATTGCTCATGCAGTGCATATTGTAAGTCAGTTCATGGCAGCTCCTCGTACTCCTCACTTCACAGCCGTCCTTCACATACTTCGTTATGTTAAAGGCACCATATTTCATGGATTACATTATTCATTTGACTCCCCACTTGAGTTACATGCTTACTCGGATGCTGATTGGGGCGGTGATCCTACTACCAGATGTTCCACTACTGGATTTTGTTTCTTTCTTGGCGACTCTCTTATTTCCTGGCGCAGTAAGAAACAATCTCTTGCTTCTCGATCAAGTGCCGAGTCTGAATATCGAGCTCTTGCTGACACCACACAGGAATTAATCTGGCTACGATGGTTACTCGAAGATATGAGTGTAACTCATTCTCCGGCCACTTCTATTTACTGTGACAACAAAAGTGCTATAGACATTGCTCACAACGACGTCTTCCATGAGCGCACTAAACATATAGAGATCGATTGTCATTTCACTCGTCAACAAGTTGCCAAAGGCACAGTTCATTTACATAGTGTCACGAGTGCAGATAATACTGCAGATATCTTTACAAAAGCTCAACCTCCTGGCAGTTTTCGCAATTACGTTTCCAAACTCAAGTTGGTTCTGCAACCATCTTA is a window from the Daucus carota subsp. sativus chromosome 8, DH1 v3.0, whole genome shotgun sequence genome containing:
- the LOC135148274 gene encoding uncharacterized mitochondrial protein AtMg00810-like, with the protein product MWQMDVKNAFLNGDLHEEVYLKPPPGFSHSPNQVFKLNKALYGLKQAPRAWFEKFSKVVQQLGFSSSPYDHALFIRRSERGIVLLLLYVDDMIITGDDSAGISELKQFLSQQFEMKDLGSLSYFLGLEVTSVPTGYSLSQVKYASDLLLKSGISDTKIVSTPLDYEVKLNAKDGELLSNPTLYRQLVGSLIYLTVTRPDIAHAVHIVSQFMAAPRTPHFTAVLHILRYVKGTIFHGLHYSFDSPLELHAYSDADWGGDPTTRCSTTGFCFFLGDSLISWRSKKQSLASRSSAESEYRALADTTQELIWLRWLLEDMSVTHSPATSIYCDNKSAIDIAHNDVFHERTKHIEIDCHFTRQQVAKGTVHLHSVTSADNTADIFTKAQPPGSFRNYVSKLKLVLQPS